A part of Andrena cerasifolii isolate SP2316 chromosome 10, iyAndCera1_principal, whole genome shotgun sequence genomic DNA contains:
- the Tws gene encoding protein phosphatase 2 regulatory subunit tws isoform X2, which translates to MNRSMADLRAVKNFARLSRNVPLFSSLEELHEKLAELLGNGDIQWCFSQVKGTLEDDVTEADIISCVEFNHDGDLLATGDKGGRVVIFQRDPISKNSIPRRGEYNVYSTFQSHEPEFDYLKSLEIEEKINKIRWLKRKNPAHFLLSTNDKTIKLWKVSERDKRVEGYNTKEENGSIRDPASITSLRVPTIRPMELMVEASPRRIFANAHTYHINSISVNSDQETYLSADDLRINLWHLEITDQSFNIVDIKPTNMEELTEVITAAEFHPAKCNVLVYSSSKGIIRLCDMRSAALCDQHSKLFEEPEDPTNRSFFSEIISSISDVKLSHSGRYMISRDYLSVKVWDLQMERKPIECYPVHEYLRSKLCSLYENDCIFDKFECCWNGSDSAIMTGSYNNFFRVFDCATKRDLTLEAARDIAKPKTLLKPRKVCTGGKRKKDEISVDCLDFNKKILHTAWHPSENVVAVAATNNLFLFQDKL; encoded by the exons ATGAACCGCTCGATGGCGGACTTACGCGCGGTCAAGAATTTTGCACGCCTCTCCAGGAATGTGCCCCTGTTCTCCTCCCTGGAGGAGCTCCACGAGAAATTGGCGGAACTCTTAG GCAATGGTGACATACAGTGGTGTTTCTCACAGGTGAAAGGAACATTGGAAGACGATGTCACTGAAG CTGATATAATTTCGTGCGTCGAGTTTAACCACGATGGCGATCTTCTCGCGACGGGCGATAAAGGAGGACgagttgttatttttcaaaGAGACCCCATT AGTAAAAACAGTATACCTCGGAGGGGTGAATACAATGTGTACAGCACCTTCCAGAGTCATGAACCCGAGTTTGATTACCTGAAATCGCtagagatagaagaaaaaattaataaaattagatGGCTGAAGAGAAAGAATCCTGCGCATTTTCTACTTTCCACGAATGATAAAACAATTAAGTTGTGGAAAGTTAGCGAGCGGGATAAAAGAGTGGAAGGGTATAATACAAAGGAAGAAAATGGTTCGATTCGTGATCCTGCTTCTATCACTTCCTTAAGG GTACCAACAATAAGACCAATGGAGTTGATGGTAGAAGCATCGCCGAGAAGAATATTTGCCAATGCGCACACCTATCATATTAACAGTATAAGCGTCAACAGTGACCAGGAGACATACCTCAGTGCTGATGACCTTAGAATTAATCTTTGGCATCTTGAGATCACAGACCAGAGTTTTA ATATAGTAGACATTAAGCCAACTAATATGGAGGAATTAACAGAAGTTATAACTGCTGCGGAATTTCACCCAGCAAAGTGTAACGTTTTGGTATATAGTAGTAGCAAAGGAATAATTAGACTTTGTGACATGAGATCTGCTGCGCTTTGTGACCAACACAGTAAGCTCTTCGAAGAACCAGAAGATCCAACCAACAGAAGTTTTTTCTCTGAAATAATCTCGAGTATAAGTGATGTAAAACTTAGTCATTCTGGAAGATATATGATCAGTAGAGACTACCTCAGTGTGAAAGTGTGGGATTTGCAAATGGAGAGGAAGCCAATTGAATGTTACCCT GTACATGAATACCTAAGATCGAAGTTATGTTCACTGTATGAGAATGATTGTATCTTTGATAAATTTGAATGCTGTTGGAATGGTAGTGATTCCGCTATTATGACGGGCTCGTACAACAATTTCTTCAGAGTATTCGATTGTGCAACTAAACGTGATCTCACATTGGAAGCGGCGCGCGACATTGCCAAACCAAAAACGCTTTTAAAACCACGCAAG GTTTGCACCGGTGGTAAACGTAAGAAAGATGAAATTAGCGTCGACTGCCTGGATTTTAATAAGAAGATCTTGCATACCGCGTGGCATCCATCTGAAAATGTGGTAGCCGTCGCTGCCACGAACAACCTCTTCCTATTCCAAGACAAACTCTAG
- the Tws gene encoding protein phosphatase 2 regulatory subunit tws isoform X5: MAGNGDIQWCFSQVKGTLEDDVTEADIISCVEFNHDGDLLATGDKGGRVVIFQRDPISKNSIPRRGEYNVYSTFQSHEPEFDYLKSLEIEEKINKIRWLKRKNPAHFLLSTNDKTIKLWKVSERDKRVEGYNTKEENGSIRDPASITSLRVPTIRPMELMVEASPRRIFANAHTYHINSISVNSDQETYLSADDLRINLWHLEITDQSFNIVDIKPTNMEELTEVITAAEFHPAKCNVLVYSSSKGIIRLCDMRSAALCDQHSKLFEEPEDPTNRSFFSEIISSISDVKLSHSGRYMISRDYLSVKVWDLQMERKPIECYPVHEYLRSKLCSLYENDCIFDKFECCWNGSDSAIMTGSYNNFFRVFDCATKRDLTLEAARDIAKPKTLLKPRKVCTGGKRKKDEISVDCLDFNKKILHTAWHPSENVVAVAATNNLFLFQDKL; the protein is encoded by the exons ATGGCCG GCAATGGTGACATACAGTGGTGTTTCTCACAGGTGAAAGGAACATTGGAAGACGATGTCACTGAAG CTGATATAATTTCGTGCGTCGAGTTTAACCACGATGGCGATCTTCTCGCGACGGGCGATAAAGGAGGACgagttgttatttttcaaaGAGACCCCATT AGTAAAAACAGTATACCTCGGAGGGGTGAATACAATGTGTACAGCACCTTCCAGAGTCATGAACCCGAGTTTGATTACCTGAAATCGCtagagatagaagaaaaaattaataaaattagatGGCTGAAGAGAAAGAATCCTGCGCATTTTCTACTTTCCACGAATGATAAAACAATTAAGTTGTGGAAAGTTAGCGAGCGGGATAAAAGAGTGGAAGGGTATAATACAAAGGAAGAAAATGGTTCGATTCGTGATCCTGCTTCTATCACTTCCTTAAGG GTACCAACAATAAGACCAATGGAGTTGATGGTAGAAGCATCGCCGAGAAGAATATTTGCCAATGCGCACACCTATCATATTAACAGTATAAGCGTCAACAGTGACCAGGAGACATACCTCAGTGCTGATGACCTTAGAATTAATCTTTGGCATCTTGAGATCACAGACCAGAGTTTTA ATATAGTAGACATTAAGCCAACTAATATGGAGGAATTAACAGAAGTTATAACTGCTGCGGAATTTCACCCAGCAAAGTGTAACGTTTTGGTATATAGTAGTAGCAAAGGAATAATTAGACTTTGTGACATGAGATCTGCTGCGCTTTGTGACCAACACAGTAAGCTCTTCGAAGAACCAGAAGATCCAACCAACAGAAGTTTTTTCTCTGAAATAATCTCGAGTATAAGTGATGTAAAACTTAGTCATTCTGGAAGATATATGATCAGTAGAGACTACCTCAGTGTGAAAGTGTGGGATTTGCAAATGGAGAGGAAGCCAATTGAATGTTACCCT GTACATGAATACCTAAGATCGAAGTTATGTTCACTGTATGAGAATGATTGTATCTTTGATAAATTTGAATGCTGTTGGAATGGTAGTGATTCCGCTATTATGACGGGCTCGTACAACAATTTCTTCAGAGTATTCGATTGTGCAACTAAACGTGATCTCACATTGGAAGCGGCGCGCGACATTGCCAAACCAAAAACGCTTTTAAAACCACGCAAG GTTTGCACCGGTGGTAAACGTAAGAAAGATGAAATTAGCGTCGACTGCCTGGATTTTAATAAGAAGATCTTGCATACCGCGTGGCATCCATCTGAAAATGTGGTAGCCGTCGCTGCCACGAACAACCTCTTCCTATTCCAAGACAAACTCTAG
- the Tws gene encoding protein phosphatase 2 regulatory subunit tws isoform X4: MDCAETSSNGDIQWCFSQVKGTLEDDVTEADIISCVEFNHDGDLLATGDKGGRVVIFQRDPISKNSIPRRGEYNVYSTFQSHEPEFDYLKSLEIEEKINKIRWLKRKNPAHFLLSTNDKTIKLWKVSERDKRVEGYNTKEENGSIRDPASITSLRVPTIRPMELMVEASPRRIFANAHTYHINSISVNSDQETYLSADDLRINLWHLEITDQSFNIVDIKPTNMEELTEVITAAEFHPAKCNVLVYSSSKGIIRLCDMRSAALCDQHSKLFEEPEDPTNRSFFSEIISSISDVKLSHSGRYMISRDYLSVKVWDLQMERKPIECYPVHEYLRSKLCSLYENDCIFDKFECCWNGSDSAIMTGSYNNFFRVFDCATKRDLTLEAARDIAKPKTLLKPRKVCTGGKRKKDEISVDCLDFNKKILHTAWHPSENVVAVAATNNLFLFQDKL, translated from the exons ATGGATTGCGCCGAAACTTCAA GCAATGGTGACATACAGTGGTGTTTCTCACAGGTGAAAGGAACATTGGAAGACGATGTCACTGAAG CTGATATAATTTCGTGCGTCGAGTTTAACCACGATGGCGATCTTCTCGCGACGGGCGATAAAGGAGGACgagttgttatttttcaaaGAGACCCCATT AGTAAAAACAGTATACCTCGGAGGGGTGAATACAATGTGTACAGCACCTTCCAGAGTCATGAACCCGAGTTTGATTACCTGAAATCGCtagagatagaagaaaaaattaataaaattagatGGCTGAAGAGAAAGAATCCTGCGCATTTTCTACTTTCCACGAATGATAAAACAATTAAGTTGTGGAAAGTTAGCGAGCGGGATAAAAGAGTGGAAGGGTATAATACAAAGGAAGAAAATGGTTCGATTCGTGATCCTGCTTCTATCACTTCCTTAAGG GTACCAACAATAAGACCAATGGAGTTGATGGTAGAAGCATCGCCGAGAAGAATATTTGCCAATGCGCACACCTATCATATTAACAGTATAAGCGTCAACAGTGACCAGGAGACATACCTCAGTGCTGATGACCTTAGAATTAATCTTTGGCATCTTGAGATCACAGACCAGAGTTTTA ATATAGTAGACATTAAGCCAACTAATATGGAGGAATTAACAGAAGTTATAACTGCTGCGGAATTTCACCCAGCAAAGTGTAACGTTTTGGTATATAGTAGTAGCAAAGGAATAATTAGACTTTGTGACATGAGATCTGCTGCGCTTTGTGACCAACACAGTAAGCTCTTCGAAGAACCAGAAGATCCAACCAACAGAAGTTTTTTCTCTGAAATAATCTCGAGTATAAGTGATGTAAAACTTAGTCATTCTGGAAGATATATGATCAGTAGAGACTACCTCAGTGTGAAAGTGTGGGATTTGCAAATGGAGAGGAAGCCAATTGAATGTTACCCT GTACATGAATACCTAAGATCGAAGTTATGTTCACTGTATGAGAATGATTGTATCTTTGATAAATTTGAATGCTGTTGGAATGGTAGTGATTCCGCTATTATGACGGGCTCGTACAACAATTTCTTCAGAGTATTCGATTGTGCAACTAAACGTGATCTCACATTGGAAGCGGCGCGCGACATTGCCAAACCAAAAACGCTTTTAAAACCACGCAAG GTTTGCACCGGTGGTAAACGTAAGAAAGATGAAATTAGCGTCGACTGCCTGGATTTTAATAAGAAGATCTTGCATACCGCGTGGCATCCATCTGAAAATGTGGTAGCCGTCGCTGCCACGAACAACCTCTTCCTATTCCAAGACAAACTCTAG
- the Tws gene encoding protein phosphatase 2 regulatory subunit tws isoform X3, with translation MINTAVNKRAGNGDIQWCFSQVKGTLEDDVTEADIISCVEFNHDGDLLATGDKGGRVVIFQRDPISKNSIPRRGEYNVYSTFQSHEPEFDYLKSLEIEEKINKIRWLKRKNPAHFLLSTNDKTIKLWKVSERDKRVEGYNTKEENGSIRDPASITSLRVPTIRPMELMVEASPRRIFANAHTYHINSISVNSDQETYLSADDLRINLWHLEITDQSFNIVDIKPTNMEELTEVITAAEFHPAKCNVLVYSSSKGIIRLCDMRSAALCDQHSKLFEEPEDPTNRSFFSEIISSISDVKLSHSGRYMISRDYLSVKVWDLQMERKPIECYPVHEYLRSKLCSLYENDCIFDKFECCWNGSDSAIMTGSYNNFFRVFDCATKRDLTLEAARDIAKPKTLLKPRKVCTGGKRKKDEISVDCLDFNKKILHTAWHPSENVVAVAATNNLFLFQDKL, from the exons GCAATGGTGACATACAGTGGTGTTTCTCACAGGTGAAAGGAACATTGGAAGACGATGTCACTGAAG CTGATATAATTTCGTGCGTCGAGTTTAACCACGATGGCGATCTTCTCGCGACGGGCGATAAAGGAGGACgagttgttatttttcaaaGAGACCCCATT AGTAAAAACAGTATACCTCGGAGGGGTGAATACAATGTGTACAGCACCTTCCAGAGTCATGAACCCGAGTTTGATTACCTGAAATCGCtagagatagaagaaaaaattaataaaattagatGGCTGAAGAGAAAGAATCCTGCGCATTTTCTACTTTCCACGAATGATAAAACAATTAAGTTGTGGAAAGTTAGCGAGCGGGATAAAAGAGTGGAAGGGTATAATACAAAGGAAGAAAATGGTTCGATTCGTGATCCTGCTTCTATCACTTCCTTAAGG GTACCAACAATAAGACCAATGGAGTTGATGGTAGAAGCATCGCCGAGAAGAATATTTGCCAATGCGCACACCTATCATATTAACAGTATAAGCGTCAACAGTGACCAGGAGACATACCTCAGTGCTGATGACCTTAGAATTAATCTTTGGCATCTTGAGATCACAGACCAGAGTTTTA ATATAGTAGACATTAAGCCAACTAATATGGAGGAATTAACAGAAGTTATAACTGCTGCGGAATTTCACCCAGCAAAGTGTAACGTTTTGGTATATAGTAGTAGCAAAGGAATAATTAGACTTTGTGACATGAGATCTGCTGCGCTTTGTGACCAACACAGTAAGCTCTTCGAAGAACCAGAAGATCCAACCAACAGAAGTTTTTTCTCTGAAATAATCTCGAGTATAAGTGATGTAAAACTTAGTCATTCTGGAAGATATATGATCAGTAGAGACTACCTCAGTGTGAAAGTGTGGGATTTGCAAATGGAGAGGAAGCCAATTGAATGTTACCCT GTACATGAATACCTAAGATCGAAGTTATGTTCACTGTATGAGAATGATTGTATCTTTGATAAATTTGAATGCTGTTGGAATGGTAGTGATTCCGCTATTATGACGGGCTCGTACAACAATTTCTTCAGAGTATTCGATTGTGCAACTAAACGTGATCTCACATTGGAAGCGGCGCGCGACATTGCCAAACCAAAAACGCTTTTAAAACCACGCAAG GTTTGCACCGGTGGTAAACGTAAGAAAGATGAAATTAGCGTCGACTGCCTGGATTTTAATAAGAAGATCTTGCATACCGCGTGGCATCCATCTGAAAATGTGGTAGCCGTCGCTGCCACGAACAACCTCTTCCTATTCCAAGACAAACTCTAG
- the Tws gene encoding protein phosphatase 2 regulatory subunit tws isoform X1 has translation MNSRNRARSRRSSSNLKRSIVQEARPKEEKISNCSNHEQYVCNGDIQWCFSQVKGTLEDDVTEADIISCVEFNHDGDLLATGDKGGRVVIFQRDPISKNSIPRRGEYNVYSTFQSHEPEFDYLKSLEIEEKINKIRWLKRKNPAHFLLSTNDKTIKLWKVSERDKRVEGYNTKEENGSIRDPASITSLRVPTIRPMELMVEASPRRIFANAHTYHINSISVNSDQETYLSADDLRINLWHLEITDQSFNIVDIKPTNMEELTEVITAAEFHPAKCNVLVYSSSKGIIRLCDMRSAALCDQHSKLFEEPEDPTNRSFFSEIISSISDVKLSHSGRYMISRDYLSVKVWDLQMERKPIECYPVHEYLRSKLCSLYENDCIFDKFECCWNGSDSAIMTGSYNNFFRVFDCATKRDLTLEAARDIAKPKTLLKPRKVCTGGKRKKDEISVDCLDFNKKILHTAWHPSENVVAVAATNNLFLFQDKL, from the exons GCAATGGTGACATACAGTGGTGTTTCTCACAGGTGAAAGGAACATTGGAAGACGATGTCACTGAAG CTGATATAATTTCGTGCGTCGAGTTTAACCACGATGGCGATCTTCTCGCGACGGGCGATAAAGGAGGACgagttgttatttttcaaaGAGACCCCATT AGTAAAAACAGTATACCTCGGAGGGGTGAATACAATGTGTACAGCACCTTCCAGAGTCATGAACCCGAGTTTGATTACCTGAAATCGCtagagatagaagaaaaaattaataaaattagatGGCTGAAGAGAAAGAATCCTGCGCATTTTCTACTTTCCACGAATGATAAAACAATTAAGTTGTGGAAAGTTAGCGAGCGGGATAAAAGAGTGGAAGGGTATAATACAAAGGAAGAAAATGGTTCGATTCGTGATCCTGCTTCTATCACTTCCTTAAGG GTACCAACAATAAGACCAATGGAGTTGATGGTAGAAGCATCGCCGAGAAGAATATTTGCCAATGCGCACACCTATCATATTAACAGTATAAGCGTCAACAGTGACCAGGAGACATACCTCAGTGCTGATGACCTTAGAATTAATCTTTGGCATCTTGAGATCACAGACCAGAGTTTTA ATATAGTAGACATTAAGCCAACTAATATGGAGGAATTAACAGAAGTTATAACTGCTGCGGAATTTCACCCAGCAAAGTGTAACGTTTTGGTATATAGTAGTAGCAAAGGAATAATTAGACTTTGTGACATGAGATCTGCTGCGCTTTGTGACCAACACAGTAAGCTCTTCGAAGAACCAGAAGATCCAACCAACAGAAGTTTTTTCTCTGAAATAATCTCGAGTATAAGTGATGTAAAACTTAGTCATTCTGGAAGATATATGATCAGTAGAGACTACCTCAGTGTGAAAGTGTGGGATTTGCAAATGGAGAGGAAGCCAATTGAATGTTACCCT GTACATGAATACCTAAGATCGAAGTTATGTTCACTGTATGAGAATGATTGTATCTTTGATAAATTTGAATGCTGTTGGAATGGTAGTGATTCCGCTATTATGACGGGCTCGTACAACAATTTCTTCAGAGTATTCGATTGTGCAACTAAACGTGATCTCACATTGGAAGCGGCGCGCGACATTGCCAAACCAAAAACGCTTTTAAAACCACGCAAG GTTTGCACCGGTGGTAAACGTAAGAAAGATGAAATTAGCGTCGACTGCCTGGATTTTAATAAGAAGATCTTGCATACCGCGTGGCATCCATCTGAAAATGTGGTAGCCGTCGCTGCCACGAACAACCTCTTCCTATTCCAAGACAAACTCTAG